CCGACTAGAATGACGAATAGAAACATCCCTATTGCGGAAGCGTACCCGTAGTTGTGATATTCTTTTCCAAATGCGAGATTAAACATATAAAGCCCAATTACGTCGGTAGATCCTTCCGGCCCACCATTTGTCAAAATCATTATTATCTCAAAGCCTTTGATCGAGCCAAGAATAACAAACACGACACAGACCCGAATGACACCGCGAATGAGTGGGATCGTAATCCGGAACAATATGCTCATCGGACGAGCACCTTCTAGATAGGCCGCTTCATATAAAGATTTAGGAATACTACTAATCGCGTTGATGAAAATAACGACATAAAGCCCTACTCCTCCCCATACCATGGGGATTACCAAAGCCCAAATCGCCGTTCTTGTATCGCCTAGCCAATAAAAGTCATTCATGCTCATACCGAACAGCTCAAGCATGCCATTAAGTAACCCGAAGCTACCATCGTAAATAAACGACCACAGTAATGCGACAACAACGGTCGAAAGAACATTCGTAAAAAAGAAGATTACTTTATATATGGAATTTTCCTTATACGATTTATTGTTAAGTAAGTATGCGAGCAATAATGATATGAACACGATAAGCGCTGGTACGACAATCATATACAGCAGGTTATGGTACAACGCACGCCAGACGAACTTATCCTTAACCATACTCACATAGTTGTCAAAACCTACAAACTTGGCATCGGTCAAACCATCCCAATTCAATAAGGAGTAATAAACCGACATCAAGTTAGGGTACAAGGTGAACAATAAATAACCTAGCAGCGAGGGGGCAATCGCAACGATCAAAAAAACAGTACGCTGTCTACTAGCCTTATTGGATCCCTTCTGCTTACGTACCGCTTGTTCATCTCCATACATCTTGGCATTCAAAGCCTCTCCCCCTTACTTGAATAAATATTCGGGAGGAACTAGACTCCTCCCGAATCTATACAATTACAACTAACCGTTACGGACGGTCATTTTTGATTGCAATTTGCTTAAGCTTCTCTGCTTCTTCCAGTACCGGTCCAGGATCTTTTTTCCCTGTTGCAGCTGCTGTTATTAATTCACTTAGAATCTTATCCGCTTGGCCGTGCTCAGCACTTGTAAGTCCAAATTCACGACGATAGGAAATATACTCTACTTTATGTTTGGTTGCATACTCCATAACAGCTGCCTGTGTAGGCTGAAGCTTCGCGATACGAGCAGGGTCATCGCCGAAGTCAAGTCTTGATGGATACGCTCCAGCTTCTGAAGCAATCGTTTCTTGAATCTCAAAATCGTACAAGCTCAGGATGAATTCCTTCGCCCACTGCTTATTTAGATCAGGCTTGTTCTTCCAGATTACAAATGAGGTATCGCCCACTCCAGAGTTAACAAATACGGTTTGGTTAGCATCGTTGGTAGCTGGTATAGCCATAAATCCCCAATTGAAGCCTTCTGGTGTTGCCTCTTTCATCTCATTGCCAACCCAATCGCCAGTTGAAACAAGCGCAGCTTTATGCTGAAGCACCTGCATTTGTGATTGTGTATGATTCAGTGCAGCTACTCCTGCAGGAAAGTACCCTTTCTTTCCAAACTCATACAAACGATTCCATGCTTCCTTGTTTTCTGTTGTTACAAGCTGCGGTCCAGTAAAGCTGCGGAAATTTTTAATATAAGTATCGAAGGTTCCATTCGCTTTAGCTAAATCGAATTGAATAACATTAAACACATAATCGGTAAGGTACCCCGCATATACGCCCGGGAACGTAATAGGGATGACACCGTCGGCTTTAATCTGATCCAAAAGCGCTACAAACTCATCCCATGTGTTTGGACTTTTGTTCCAGCCTTTCTCATCAAACAATTTCTGGTCAAAGAAGAGACCTGCGGTATAGGCTGAAACCGGTAATCTAGCTGTAAAACCAAGGCTAAGAGAAGTATCATAAGCATCATCAGAGATGACCGATCTTAGTTTTTTCCCCGTTTCTCCTGGTACATCGCGCTCCCACAAATCGTCTTGCGGTTCAAGCTTGCCAGCACTTGCGAGACGCTCAAGTTGGCCGATAGCAGTGAATTGTGGAATAAAGATATCGAACATGTCATTGTCGTTACCGGCTGCGATCTTCGGC
This portion of the Cohnella abietis genome encodes:
- a CDS encoding ABC transporter substrate-binding protein, whose translation is MKNVSALFLSLVMVVVLLAGCAGNKNNDSASSPASTESNVSPSASASNPEDNVYPENGLSKDDKVTLKMGYWEAGSGRAWMDLAVKKFIEKYPNVTFDITSTPTLSTILEPKIAAGNDNDMFDIFIPQFTAIGQLERLASAGKLEPQDDLWERDVPGETGKKLRSVISDDAYDTSLSLGFTARLPVSAYTAGLFFDQKLFDEKGWNKSPNTWDEFVALLDQIKADGVIPITFPGVYAGYLTDYVFNVIQFDLAKANGTFDTYIKNFRSFTGPQLVTTENKEAWNRLYEFGKKGYFPAGVAALNHTQSQMQVLQHKAALVSTGDWVGNEMKEATPEGFNWGFMAIPATNDANQTVFVNSGVGDTSFVIWKNKPDLNKQWAKEFILSLYDFEIQETIASEAGAYPSRLDFGDDPARIAKLQPTQAAVMEYATKHKVEYISYRREFGLTSAEHGQADKILSELITAAATGKKDPGPVLEEAEKLKQIAIKNDRP
- a CDS encoding carbohydrate ABC transporter permease, which produces MNAKMYGDEQAVRKQKGSNKASRQRTVFLIVAIAPSLLGYLLFTLYPNLMSVYYSLLNWDGLTDAKFVGFDNYVSMVKDKFVWRALYHNLLYMIVVPALIVFISLLLAYLLNNKSYKENSIYKVIFFFTNVLSTVVVALLWSFIYDGSFGLLNGMLELFGMSMNDFYWLGDTRTAIWALVIPMVWGGVGLYVVIFINAISSIPKSLYEAAYLEGARPMSILFRITIPLIRGVIRVCVVFVILGSIKGFEIIMILTNGGPEGSTDVIGLYMFNLAFGKEYHNYGYASAIGMFLFVILVGAKLIIDKFYPEENVEY